One genomic segment of Suncus etruscus isolate mSunEtr1 chromosome 15, mSunEtr1.pri.cur, whole genome shotgun sequence includes these proteins:
- the SEMA6B gene encoding semaphorin-6B — MRTPRAPPLRPALQILLLLLGGTYGLFPEESPPLSVAPKDYLNHYPVFVGSGPGRLRSPEETSDLNIQRVLRVNRTLFIGDRDSLYQVDLEPSTSSELRYQRKLTWRSNPSDISVCRMKGKQEGECRNFVKVLLLRDNSTLFVCGSNAFNPVCANYSTDTLKPIGDNISGMARCPYDPKHANVALFSDGMLFTATVTDFLAIDAVIYRSLGDRPTLRTVKHDSKWFKDPYFVRAVEWGNHIYFFFREIAMEFNYLEKVVVSRVGRVCKNDAGGSPRVLEKQWTSFLKARLNCSVPGDPHFYFNVLQAVTGVVNLGGRPVVLAVFSTPSNSIPGSAVCAFDMTHVASVFEGRFREQKSPESIWTPVPEDQVPQPRPGRCVVPGMLYNTSSALPDEILNFVKTHPLMDEAVPSLGQGPWIVRTLLWHQLTRVAVDVGAGPWGNQTVVFLGSEAGKVLKFLIWPNASSTGTSGPSVFLEEFDTYRPDRCGRPGTNGESGQRLLSLELDAASGGLLAAFPRCVVRVPVARCQQYSGCMKNCIGSQDPYCGWTPDGSCIFLSPGTRTTFEQDVSGASTSGLGDCTGLLRASLSEERAGLVSVNLLVTSSVAAFVVGAVVSGFTVGWYVGLRERREEAARRKDKEAILAHGAGEAVLSVSRLGTERRGAGPGGRAGGVVVGGAGGGPGGAPPEALLAPLMQMQMQNGWTPATLLQGGPHDLDSGLLPTPEQTPLPQKRVPTPHPNAHPHSHPHPLATRAWEHGPGLLSASASSSLLLLAPGRGPEQPATPGSALDAPEGRFYAPRPGRASQGAGGDFALTPHASPDRRRVVSAPTGPSDPGSDPRPWSPPAPTGSLRRPGPPGPPAAALRRTHTFNSGEARTRPTRPMRPTSDLAHLLAYGGTDRTAPPGP, encoded by the exons ATGCGGACCCCAAGGGCGCCTCCTCTCCGCCCGGCCCTACAGATCCTGCTGCTACTACTGGGGGGAACCTACGGCCTTTTTCCCGAGGAGTCTCCGCCACTTAGTGTGGCCCCCAAGGACT ATCTGAACCACTATCCCGTGTTCGTGGGCAGTGGGCCTGGACGCCTGAGATCCCCAGAGGAGACCAGCGACCTCAATATTCAGCGTGTCCTGCGGGTTAACAGGACTCTGTTCATTGGGGACAG GGACAGCCTGTACCAGGTGGACCTGGAACCCTCCACATCATCAGAGCTTCGGTACCAGAGG AAGCTGACGTGGCGTTCAAACCCCAGTGACATCAGCGTGtgtcgcatgaaaggcaaacaggaG GGCGAGTGTCGCAACTTTGTCAAAGTGCTGCTGCTGCGGGACAATTCCACGCTCTTCGTGTGCGGCTCCAACGCCTTCAACCCCGTGTGCGCCAACTACAGT ACCGACACACTGAAGCCCATCGGGGACAACATCAGTGGCATGGCTCGCTGCCCGTATGACCCCAAACATGCCAACGTCGCCCTCTTCTCTG ACGGGATGCTTTTCACAGCCACTGTCACCGACTTCTTGGCTATTGATGCTGTCATCTACCGAAGTCTTGGAGACCGGCCCACTCTGCGGACCGTGAAACACGACTCCAAGTGGTTCAAAG ACCCCTACTTTGTCCGTGCGGTGGAGTGGGGGAATCACATTTACTTCTTCTTTCGGGAGATTGCCATGGAGTTTAACTATCTGGAGAAG GTAGTGGTGTCCCGCGTGGGACGGGTGTGTAAAAACGATGCGGGAGGCTCACCCCGAGTGCTGGAGAAGCAGTGGACATCCTTCCTCAAAGCGCGGCTCAACTGCTCGGTGCCCGGCGACCCCCACTTCTACTTCAATGTGCTGCAGGCTGTCACGGGTGTGGTCAACCTGGGGGGCCGACCCGTGGTCCTCGCTGTCTTCTCCACCCCCAGCAATAG CATCCCTGGCTCAGCTGTATGCGCCTTCGACATGACTCACGTGGCTTCTGTGTTCGAGGGTCGCTTCCGAGAGCAGAAATCACCTGAGTCCATCTGGACGCCAGTCCCGGAAGATCAGGTGCCCCAGCCACG TCCTGGTCGCTGTGTAGTTCCTGGCATGCTTTACAACACCTCCAGTGCTCTCCCAGATGAGATCCTCAACTTCGTTAAGACGCACCCGCTGATGGACGAGGCGGTGCCCTCGCTGGGTCAGGGACCCTGGATCGTGCGGACACTCCTGTG GCACCAGCTGACGCGCGTGGCTGTGGACGTGGGCGCCGGCCCGTGGGGCAACCAGACGGTGGTCTTCCTGGGCTCCGAGGCTGGCAAGGTCCTCAAGTTCCTCATCTGGCCCAATGCCAGCTCCACTGGCACTTCGGGGCCCAGCGTCTTCCTGGAGGAATTTGACACGTACCGGCCGGACAG GTGTGGACGACCCGGAACCAACGGGGAGTCCGGACAGCGGCTCCTGAGCCTGGAGCTGGACGCGGCCTCCGGGGGCCTATTGGCTGCCTTCCCCCGCTGCGTGGTCCGGGTGCCCGTGGCCCGCTGCCAGCAGTACTCGGGGTGCATGAA GAACTGCATTGGCAGCCAGGACCCCTACTGTGGTTGGACTCCGGACGGATCCTGCATCTTCCTGAGCCCCGGAACCAG GACCACGTTTGAGCAGGATGTGTCTGGAGCCAGTACGTCAGGCTTAGGGGACTGCACCG GCCTGCTGCGGGCCAGCCTGTCGGAGGAGCGCGCGGGGCTGGTGTCCGTGAACCTGCTGGTGACGTCGTCGGTGGCGGCCTTCGTGGTGGGCGCCGTGGTGTCGGGCTTCACGGTGGGTTGGTACGTGGGGCTGCGGGAGCGGCGCGAGGAGGCGGCCAGGCGCAAGGACAAGGAGGCAATCCTGGCGCACGGCGCGGGCGAGGCGGTGCTCAGCGTCAGCCGGCTGGGGACGGAGCGGCGCGGGGCAGGGCCCGGAGGCCGGGCCGGGGGCGTCGTCGTCGGGGGCGCAGGCGGCGGCCCCGGGGGCGCACCCCCGGAGGCCCTGCTGGCCCCATTGATGCAGATGCAGATGCAGAACGGCTGGACGCCGGCCACGCTGCTGCAGGGCGGGCCCCACGACCTGGACTCGGGGCTCCTGCCCACGCCCGAGCAGACACCCCTGCCGCAGAAGAGGGTGCCCACCCCGCACCCCAACGCGCACCCGCACTCACACCCGCACCCCTTGGCCACGCGCGCATGGGAGCACGGTCCGGGCCTGCTCAGCGCCTCGGCCTCTTCGTCCCTCCTCCTGCTGGCCCCGGGACGGGGCCCCGAGCAGCCGGCGACCCCCGGATCGGCCCTGGATGCCCCCGAAGGCCGTTTCTATGCGCCCAGGCCCGGCCGCGCGTCCCAGGGCGCGGGAGGCGATTTTGCGCTCACTCCACATGCCAGCCCCGATCGCCGGCGCGTGGTGTCTGCGCCCACGGGGCCCTCGGACCCCGGCTCGGACCCGCGGCCCTGGAGCCCACCCGCGCCCACCGGCAGCCTCCGGAGACCCGGGCCCCCCGGGCCCCCCGCCGCCGCTCTCAGGCGCACCCACACCTTCAACAGCGGAGAGGCCCGCACTCGCCCCACGCGCCCCATGCGCCCCACCTCGGACCTGGCACACCTGCTGGCCTACGGGGGCACGGACAGGACTGCGCCCCCCGGGCCCTAG
- the LOC126030122 gene encoding LOW QUALITY PROTEIN: leucine-rich alpha-2-glycoprotein-like (The sequence of the model RefSeq protein was modified relative to this genomic sequence to represent the inferred CDS: inserted 2 bases in 1 codon): protein MVSPTPCDILTAADHACQWPRSPGLSDVPQPPINKTVYNHLHPSSVSVLPRAPVPYLARSLFSLLLIMAFSPHPSFACFMTLLKNGTSVASFPLGQVPRTLPANTIYVAVEVFNLTNLFDGFLQSAPNLRQLHLSNNQLQNFSTNLLRPVPRLQVLDLTRNAITELPPGLFEFSAALYTLVVKENRLQQLEASSLRGLCALEHLDLSGNQLSALPSGLLANLTRLRILDVSANRLEALPPDLLRGPQQLERLHLEGNRLRVLGKMVLAPQPHLCYLFLGYNQLQEVEAGAFQHLLQLDMLDLANNSLSCVPEGLLGSLGQPXWVCGPDLDDLYRWLLANEEKMFLREETLCAEPAHLRGQKLLDLARTL from the exons ATGGTGTCGCCCACCCCTTGTGACATCCTGACCGCGGCTGACCATGCATGCCAGTGGCCACGGAGTCCCGGACTCTCTGACGTCCCTCAGCCCCCCATCAATAAAACTGTTTACAACCACCTGCACCCCAGCTCTGTTTCTGTTCT CCCTAGGGCCCCGGTGCCCTACCTGGCCAGATCCTTGTTCTCTCTGCTGCTTATCATGGCTTTCAGCCCACACCCCAGCTTCGCCTGCTTCATGACCCTCCTGAAAAATGGCACGTCCGTCGCCAGCTTTCCCCTGGGGCAGGTGCCCAGGACTCTCCCTGCCAACACCATCTATGTGGCAGTGGAAGTTTTCAACCTCACCAACCTATTCGACGGATTCCTACAAAGCGCCCCAAACTTGCGCCAGCTGCATCTTTCCAACAACCAGCTGCAGAACTTCTCGACCAATCTCCTGCGGCCGGTGCCTCGGCTCCAAGTGCTCGATCTCACCCGCAACGCCATCACCGAGCTGCCCCCCGGGTTGTTTGAGTTCTCCGCGGCCCTTTACACGTTGGTGGTCAAGGAGAACCGGCTGCAGCAGCTGGAGGCCTCGTCGCTGCGGGGCCTGTGCGCCCTGGAACATCTGGACCTGTCGGGGAACCAGCTTTCCGCGCTGCCTTCGGGGCTGTTGGCCAACCTCACGCGGCTCCGCATCCTCGACGTGTCTGCCAACCGGCTGGAGGCTCTGCCCCCCGATCTCCTGCGGGGTCCCCAGCAGCTGGAGCGCTTGCATCTGGAGGGCAACCGGCTGCGCGTGCTCGGGAAGATGGTCCTGGCCCCGCAGCCCCACCTGTGCTACCTGTTCCTGGGCTATAATCAGCTGCAGGAGGTGGAGGCCGGCGCCTTCCAGCACCTTCTCCAGCTGGACATGCTGGACCTCGCCAACAACTCCCTGAGCTGCGTCCCCGAGGGTCTCCTGGGCTCCCTAGGGCAACC CTGGGTGTGTGGCCCTGACCTCGATGACCTCTACCGTTGGCTGCTGGCCAACGAGGAGAAGATGTTCTTGAGGGAGGAAACCCTCTGTGCAGAGCCTGCCCACCTCCGGGGCCAGAAGCTTCTAGACCTGGCCCGGACACTCTGA
- the LOC126030123 gene encoding leucine-rich alpha-2-glycoprotein-like: MLCKEVERDPQHTSLVWFQRAGNTEIPMWESQRKVLEERAIGVGVLQAEEELAAYLKSEGSKKHYYHYKTTTSTTHHNKTVSCVRSSSAPVLYLARSLFPLLLIVAFSAHPNTACIVLHLKNGTSVGCFPPEQVPRTLPENTIHVVVEFFNLTKLPKEFLQSAPNLRQLHLSNNQLQNLSTNLLRPVPRLQVLDLTRNAITELTPGLFELSEALQTLVVKENRLQQLEASSLQGLCALEHLDLSGNQLSALPLGLLANLTRLRILDVSANRLEALPPDLLRGPQQLERLHLEGNRLRVLEKLVLAPQPHLRYLFLGDNQLQEVEAGAFQHLLQLDMLDLANNSLSRVPEGLLGSLGQPGRAMADGFDLSSNPWVCGPDLDHLYRWLLANEEKMFSKEETLCAEPAHLRGQKLLDLARAL; the protein is encoded by the coding sequence ATGCTCTGCAAGGAGGTGGAGCGAGACCCCCAACACACTAGCCTTGTTTGGTTCCAAAGAGCAGGAAATACTGAGATTCCTATGTGGGAAAGTCAGAGAAAGGTTCTTGAAGAGAGGGCTATTGGAGTTGGGGTTTTGCAAGCTGAAGAGGAGCTTGCAGCCTATTTGAAAAGTGAAGGATCCAAGAAACACTACTACCACTACAAAACTACCACTAGCACCACACACCACAACAAAACCGTCTCCTGTGTCCGCAGCTCCAGTGCCCCGGTGCTCTACCTGGCCAGATCCTTGTTCCCACTGCTGCTCATCGTGGCTTTCAGCGCGCACCCCAACACCGCCTGCATCGTGTTGCACCTAAAAAATGGCACGTCAGTCGGTTGCTTTCCTCCAGAACAGGTGCCCAGGACCCTCCCTGAGAACACCATCCATGTGGTAGTGGAATTTTTCAACCTCACCAAGCTACCCAAGGAATTCCTACAAAGCGCCCCAAACCTGCGCCAGCTGCATCTTTCCAACAACCAGCTGCAGAACCTCTCGACCAATCTCCTGCGGCCGGTGCCTCGGCTCCAAGTGCTCGATCTCACCCGCAACGCCATCACCGAGCTGACCCCCGGGTTGTTCGAGCTCTCGGAGGCCCTTCAAACGCTGGTGGTCAAGGAGAACCGGCTGCAGCAGCTGGAGGCCTCGTCGCTGCAGGGCCTGTGCGCCCTGGAACATCTGGACCTGTCGGGGAACCAGCTTTCCGCGCTGCCTTTGGGGCTGCTGGCCAACCTCACGCGGCTCCGCATCCTCGACGTGTCTGCCAACCGGCTGGAGGCTCTGCCCCCCGATCTCCTGCGGGGTCCCCAGCAGCTGGAGCGCTTGCATCTGGAGGGCAACCGGCTGCGCGTGCTCGAGAAGTTGGTTCTGGCCCCGCAGCCCCACCTGCGCTACCTGTTCCTGGGCGATAATCAGCTGCAGGAGGTGGAGGCCGGCGCCTTCCAGCACCTTCTCCAGCTGGACATGCTGGACCTCGCCAACAACTCCCTGAGCCGCGTCCCCGAGGGCCTCCTGGGCTCCCTGGGGCAGCCAGGCCGGGCCATGGCCGATGGCTTTGACCTCTCCAGCAACCCCTGGGTGTGCGGCCCTGACTTGGACCACCTCTACCGCTGGCTGCTGGCCAACGAGGAGAAGATGTTCTCGAAGGAGGAAACCCTCTGTGCTGAGCCTGCCCACCTCCGGGGCCAAAAGCTTCTAGATCTCGCCCGGGCGCTCTGA
- the PLIN5 gene encoding perilipin-5, whose amino-acid sequence MQRVAALPLVSSTCNAVSGAYSAAKDRYPLLGCACRLAEHCAGSLSSRALDHAQPLLDHLQPQLATMNDLACRGLDKLEEKLPFLQKPSEMVVTSAKDAVTSGVTGMVGLAQRSRRWSVELKRSMSHAMDVVLGKSEELVDYFLPMTEEELEALAAEAESPEVDSLEEQRKRRGYFVRLGSLSARLRHLAYEHSLGKLRQRKHHTQDTLVQLQEALELINLMQCGLESSAPARPGRILELWEHWSQSLPENGHSRMQAELETLALSRRLMAELQGAAAGLERSVRGLPAGAQERAAEVRRCAGALDAAFGPARCLRDVPAGAVAEGRGRVARALAGMDELLELVLRAAPLPWLVGPFAPGLVERPGTPPGLAARVDEVVGHPDPRWAHLDWPARQRAWEAGRRGEPPDDEQRPPSPPRPRHTLMPELDF is encoded by the exons ATGCAGCGAGTGGCTGCACTTCCCCTGGTCAGCAGCACCTGCAACGCCGTGTCTGGCGCCTACAGTGCCGCCAAGGACCGGTACCCGCTGCTGGGCTGCGCCTGCCGCCTGGCTGAGCACTGTGCGGGGAGTCTCTCCTCGAGGGCCCTGGACCACGCACAGCCACTCCTCGATCACCTGCAGCCACAGC TGGCCACCATGAATGATCTGGCATGCAGGGGCTTGGACAAGCTGGAGGAAAAGCTGCCATTTCTACAAAAGCCCTCAGAGATG GTTGTGACATCGGCCAAGGATGCTGTAACCAGTGGAGTGACGGGCATGGTGGGCCTTGCCCAGAGGAGCCGACGCTGGAGCGTAGAGCTGAAACGCTCCATGAGCCACGCCATGGACGTAGTGTTGGGGAAGTCCGAGGAGCTGGTGGACTATTTCCTGCCCATGACCGAAGAGGAGCTCG AGGCGCTGGCAGCTGAGGCAGAGAGTCCCGAGGTGGATTCCCTGGAAGAGCAGAGGAAGCGCCGGGGCTATTTTGTCCGCCTGGGTTCCCTATCGGCGCGGCTCCGCCACCTGGCCTATGAGCACtcgctggggaaactgaggcagcggAAACATCACACCCAGGACACGCTGGTCCAACTGCAGGAGGCCCTGGAGTTG ATCAACCTCATGCAGTGTGGATTGGAGTCCAGTGCTCCTGCCCGGCCTGGGAGGATCCTGGAGCTGTGGGAGCACTGGAGCCAGAGTCTCCCTGAGAATGGGCACAGCCGAATGCAG GCCGAGCTGGAGACGCTGGCGCTGTCGCGGAGGCTGATGGCGGAGCTGCAGGGCGCGGCGGCCGGGCTGGAGCGCAGCGTGCGGGGGCTGCCGGCGGGCGCGCAGGAGCGGGCGGCCGAGGTGCGGCGCTGCGCGGGCGCCCTGGACGCCGCCTTCGGGCCGGCGCGCTGCCTGCGGGACGTGCCGGCCGGGGCGGTGGCGGAGGGCCGGGGCCGCGTGGCGCGCGCGCTGGCCGGCATGGACGAGCTGCTGGAGCTGGTGCTGCGCGCCGCGCCCCTGCCCTGGCTCGTCGGCCCCTTCGCGCCCGGCCTGGTCGAGCGGCCCGGCACCCCGCCGGGCCTGGCCGCCCGGGTGGACGAGGTGGTCGGGCACCCCGACCCGCGCTGGGCGCACCTCGACTGGCCGGCGCGGCAGCGCGCCTGGGAGGCCGGAAGGCGCGGGGAGCCCCCCGACGACGAGCAGCGGCCCCCCAGCCCGCCCCGGCCCCGGCACACACTGATGCCCGAGCTGGACTTCTGA